One genomic region from Desulfuromonas acetexigens encodes:
- a CDS encoding M56 family metallopeptidase yields the protein MESLLWAFGATVVVGLGAGVVLGVVYPLLRKGLLKRQPRRRATILLLLATAPGSLGLFFAGLLFISSLMEFLGISAGHCHNHAERFPHICLSEPAIFGSGILPGYLYVPAALLLAMFLARQAIHLRENFRLKTALRQAEVEGGLDCSLVQWRKPAAVTVGFWSPKVFLSTTLARTLTPEQLQVVLAHEQAHVRHRDPLRQYLARTASVFYPGRVRGLIREDLALATEQACDEQAAEKTGDRLLVAETIIAVERLLGLSLKESQPFSVGFSGSQSILRIEALLAGGDYSDPVFPDWLLFSPPLFLTHLVLPGPVHYLTELVIRH from the coding sequence GTGGAATCTCTCCTTTGGGCTTTTGGGGCTACGGTCGTTGTCGGTCTGGGCGCGGGAGTGGTGCTGGGAGTGGTTTACCCGCTGCTTCGGAAAGGGTTGCTGAAACGCCAACCGCGTCGGCGAGCCACCATCTTGCTCCTGTTGGCGACCGCGCCGGGCAGCCTGGGACTTTTTTTTGCCGGTCTGCTTTTTATTTCTTCGCTCATGGAATTTCTGGGGATCTCGGCCGGCCACTGTCATAACCACGCCGAACGGTTTCCGCATATTTGCCTGAGTGAGCCGGCAATTTTCGGTTCCGGCATCTTACCCGGGTACCTCTATGTCCCTGCAGCCCTTCTGCTGGCCATGTTCTTGGCGCGGCAGGCAATTCACCTGCGGGAAAACTTCCGGCTGAAAACGGCATTGCGGCAGGCAGAGGTCGAGGGAGGATTGGATTGCAGCCTGGTGCAGTGGCGCAAGCCGGCTGCCGTCACCGTGGGATTCTGGAGCCCGAAAGTCTTTTTATCGACGACCCTCGCCCGTACCCTGACGCCTGAGCAGTTACAGGTTGTCCTTGCTCATGAGCAGGCCCATGTCCGGCACCGGGATCCTTTGCGGCAGTACCTGGCCCGGACCGCTTCCGTTTTCTATCCAGGGCGGGTTCGGGGACTTATCCGTGAAGATCTGGCTCTGGCCACGGAGCAGGCCTGCGATGAACAGGCTGCGGAAAAAACCGGAGATCGTTTGCTGGTCGCGGAAACGATCATCGCCGTTGAACGACTGCTGGGGCTTTCGCTAAAGGAGTCGCAGCCCTTCTCGGTGGGTTTTTCCGGTAGCCAAAGTATCCTGCGGATTGAGGCTCTGCTGGCTGGGGGGGATTACTCCGACCCGGTGTTTCCCGACTGGCTGCTGTTTTCCCCGCCGCTGTTCCTGACCCACTTGGTACTGCCCGGCCCGGTGCACTATCTCACCGAACTGGTCATCCGCCATTGA
- a CDS encoding sensor domain-containing diguanylate cyclase codes for MDTVVQALSDRDDAYPTAYNYVLDNQGIVLIHNDPTLVGTFHENAFQSLPPAEISGGNFNYRASDTHSIAHFSRLDDLGWIVITGVPRADILRPIMVTILSSLGIIIAASLIATWLVSFLLSRNIINPLIHLQKRVQEIAHGRKAPMSSEFLPNNEIGTIAEAIENLTEDALFQKNIELQTKNSLLDSLSKTDQLTGIANRRMTQQVIEQEIDRFNRYKKPFCLFLFDIDHFKAVNDNHGHEVGDQVLMGLVGLVQSVIRRTDTFGRWGGEEFILVCPETSLPTAQTIAEKICTAVREYEFAQGLRITLSIGVSEFQSGAALQEILVEVDRKMYLAKQKGRDRVEA; via the coding sequence ATGGACACGGTTGTTCAGGCCCTGTCTGACCGGGACGATGCATACCCCACGGCATATAACTATGTCCTCGATAACCAGGGGATTGTTCTGATCCACAACGATCCAACCCTTGTGGGCACCTTCCATGAGAACGCTTTTCAAAGCTTGCCCCCAGCAGAAATCAGTGGGGGGAATTTTAACTACCGGGCCTCAGATACCCACAGTATTGCCCACTTCAGCCGCCTGGATGACCTGGGATGGATTGTTATTACGGGGGTACCCCGGGCTGATATTCTGAGGCCCATTATGGTAACCATCCTGTCCAGCCTGGGAATTATTATTGCTGCCTCCCTCATTGCAACCTGGCTGGTGAGCTTTCTGCTGAGCCGGAACATTATTAATCCCCTAATCCATCTCCAAAAAAGGGTTCAGGAAATTGCCCACGGTCGCAAGGCCCCTATGTCCTCAGAGTTCCTTCCGAACAATGAAATAGGCACCATAGCCGAAGCCATTGAGAACCTGACAGAAGATGCCCTTTTTCAAAAAAACATTGAACTGCAAACCAAAAACAGTCTCCTGGATTCCCTGTCCAAAACCGACCAGTTAACAGGAATTGCAAACCGCCGGATGACCCAGCAGGTTATCGAGCAGGAAATTGACCGGTTTAACCGGTACAAAAAGCCCTTTTGCCTTTTCCTGTTCGATATTGACCACTTCAAAGCCGTCAACGACAACCACGGGCATGAGGTAGGAGACCAGGTGCTTATGGGACTTGTGGGGCTTGTTCAGTCAGTTATTCGACGGACAGACACCTTTGGTAGATGGGGAGGCGAAGAATTTATTCTGGTCTGCCCCGAAACATCTTTGCCTACAGCCCAAACCATTGCCGAAAAAATCTGCACCGCCGTTCGGGAATATGAATTTGCCCAGGGCCTGCGCATTACCCTGAGTATCGGCGTGTCTGAATTCCAAAGCGGCGCAGCATTGCAGGAGATCCTGGTTGAGGTGGACCGCAAAATGTACCTGGCAAAACAAAAGGGCCGGGACCGAGTGGAAGCGTGA
- a CDS encoding hybrid sensor histidine kinase/response regulator — MQIVKDRAIPRSAEHAPVSASPQCAPLVLIVEDEPELAELLDYNLRRHGYRTEIAGDGLSACRRIGAARPDLILLDLMLPDLDGREICAMVRSHPDPETAPTPIIMLTALGTLEDRVRGVEAGADIYLSKPYSVREVLLQTERLIGRRRAQRETEAALGRLERTGNHEEQWRQMLFHELRNQLLVISGYSNRLADKEPAPELAREYAQAIQRGADYLSRLAEEFLLLRRVESDQQDLPAEPVNPLWLVEDVVGLYRPLAAREGQQLALRTLGTPTPFATHPGALRLILSSLLENAVKYGKLGGNIEVELIFAAEELRITVVDDGPGIHPEEIERIFEKFYRGTQQSGHSAGHGLGLYSARTLARALGGELHATNRPEGGAEFTLSLPASDQGSQPR; from the coding sequence ATGCAGATCGTCAAAGACCGCGCCATCCCCCGTTCCGCCGAACATGCCCCCGTATCCGCCTCCCCGCAATGCGCCCCCTTGGTTCTGATTGTCGAAGACGAACCGGAACTGGCCGAACTGCTCGACTACAATCTGCGCCGCCACGGCTATCGCACCGAGATCGCCGGCGATGGCCTGAGTGCCTGCCGGCGCATCGGCGCCGCCCGACCCGACCTGATCCTGCTTGATTTGATGCTCCCCGATCTGGACGGCCGCGAGATCTGCGCCATGGTCCGCTCCCACCCCGATCCCGAGACGGCGCCGACCCCGATCATCATGCTCACCGCCCTCGGCACCCTGGAAGACCGGGTGCGAGGCGTCGAGGCGGGGGCCGACATCTATCTGAGCAAACCCTATTCGGTGCGGGAAGTCCTGCTGCAAACGGAAAGGCTGATCGGGCGCCGACGCGCCCAGCGGGAAACGGAAGCGGCCCTGGGACGGCTGGAACGGACGGGCAATCACGAAGAGCAATGGCGACAGATGCTCTTTCACGAACTGCGCAACCAGCTGCTGGTCATTTCCGGCTATTCGAACCGTCTGGCCGACAAGGAACCCGCGCCGGAGCTGGCGCGGGAATATGCCCAGGCGATCCAGCGCGGCGCCGACTATCTAAGCCGTCTCGCCGAAGAGTTCCTGCTCTTGCGCAGAGTCGAATCGGACCAGCAGGACTTGCCCGCGGAGCCGGTCAATCCCCTATGGCTGGTGGAAGACGTGGTCGGGCTCTATCGCCCCCTGGCCGCGCGGGAAGGGCAACAGCTCGCCCTGCGCACCCTCGGCACGCCCACGCCCTTCGCGACCCATCCCGGGGCCTTGCGCCTGATTCTTTCGAGCCTGCTGGAAAATGCCGTGAAATACGGCAAATTGGGCGGAAATATCGAAGTGGAACTGATTTTCGCGGCGGAGGAATTACGAATCACCGTGGTCGACGACGGCCCGGGCATCCACCCGGAAGAGATCGAGCGGATATTCGAAAAGTTCTATCGCGGCACCCAGCAATCGGGGCACAGCGCGGGACACGGCCTCGGGCTCTATTCCGCCCGCACCCTGGCCCGCGCCCTGGGTGGAGAATTACATGCCACCAACCGTCCCGAAGGTGGCGCCGAATTCACCCTGAGCCTGCCCGCGAGCGATCAAGGTTCTCAGCCTCGGTGA
- a CDS encoding metal-sensitive transcriptional regulator, whose amino-acid sequence MSLCGTDQDKGRLLSRLRRIEGQVRGLCSMVEQDRDCIEVLQQVASVSGALRGVWLQIVGDHLRGCVSKAVVENNEKLIDELIDHLQKIR is encoded by the coding sequence ATGAGTCTTTGCGGTACAGATCAGGACAAAGGACGGCTGCTCAGTCGGCTGCGGCGGATCGAAGGGCAGGTTCGCGGCCTGTGCAGCATGGTGGAGCAGGACCGGGACTGCATCGAGGTTCTGCAGCAGGTCGCCTCGGTTTCCGGAGCATTGCGCGGGGTCTGGCTGCAGATCGTCGGCGATCACCTGCGCGGTTGCGTATCGAAGGCCGTGGTCGAAAACAACGAGAAGCTGATCGACGAACTGATCGATCACCTTCAGAAAATTCGTTGA
- a CDS encoding three-helix bundle dimerization domain-containing protein, with the protein MDVHVQDPAEKVQHQRALENLCEEFPEVREKLPELYDKIYSELAPGATIRTFISIFISRELRETLRTRQNLNS; encoded by the coding sequence ATGGACGTTCATGTTCAAGATCCCGCGGAAAAAGTTCAGCACCAGCGGGCGCTGGAGAATCTTTGCGAGGAATTTCCAGAAGTTCGTGAGAAACTTCCCGAGCTGTATGACAAGATTTACTCCGAGCTGGCTCCCGGAGCGACCATCCGCACCTTCATTTCCATCTTCATTTCCCGGGAACTGCGGGAAACCCTGCGGACCCGGCAGAATCTGAATTCCTGA
- the dmeF gene encoding CDF family Co(II)/Ni(II) efflux transporter DmeF — translation MERHAQTIARLAHTHETGDINTANERRTLQVVLLTGLTMAVEIIAGHWTGSMALLADGWHMGTHAFALGISYIAYLLARKHRASEYFSFGTGKFGVLAGYTSALFLAIAAGWMMVESVLRFFNPVKIAFAEAIGVTVVGLVINLVSVLILQQTDPHHDHDHDHSHPDQHETDKASAGQKELPAHSESHHHHHHDHNYRAAYLHVIADTLTSVFALTALLAGRYLGWTFLDPVMGMVGSLLIGRWAYLLIKTTGLILLDGGVDSVVKAQIRERIEVDGESRVADLHLWRVGSRSLALIASVVTGENRRAEEYQSRLEELHDLVHVSIEVHPCDDPACSCCP, via the coding sequence ATGGAAAGACACGCTCAAACCATTGCACGACTTGCCCACACCCATGAAACGGGGGACATCAACACGGCCAATGAACGCCGGACCCTTCAGGTCGTCTTGCTCACCGGCCTCACCATGGCAGTGGAGATCATCGCCGGGCATTGGACCGGTTCCATGGCCCTGCTGGCCGATGGCTGGCACATGGGGACTCATGCCTTTGCCCTCGGCATCAGCTATATCGCCTATCTGCTGGCCAGAAAACACAGGGCCTCGGAGTATTTTTCTTTCGGTACGGGAAAATTCGGGGTCCTCGCCGGCTATACCAGTGCCCTGTTCCTGGCGATTGCGGCGGGGTGGATGATGGTGGAGTCGGTCCTCCGTTTTTTCAACCCGGTTAAGATTGCCTTTGCCGAAGCGATTGGGGTGACGGTAGTCGGCCTGGTCATCAATCTGGTCAGCGTCCTGATCCTTCAGCAGACGGATCCCCATCATGACCATGATCACGACCATTCCCATCCTGATCAACATGAGACGGACAAGGCTTCGGCCGGGCAGAAAGAACTCCCGGCCCATTCTGAATCGCACCACCACCATCATCATGACCATAACTACCGGGCGGCCTACCTGCATGTGATCGCCGACACGCTGACTTCGGTCTTCGCATTGACGGCCTTGCTCGCCGGGCGCTATCTGGGGTGGACCTTTCTGGATCCTGTCATGGGCATGGTCGGCAGCCTGTTGATCGGACGTTGGGCCTACCTGCTGATCAAGACCACAGGCCTCATCCTGCTTGACGGCGGGGTTGATTCTGTCGTCAAGGCGCAAATCCGAGAACGGATCGAGGTCGACGGCGAAAGCAGGGTTGCCGATCTACATCTCTGGCGGGTGGGTTCCAGATCCTTGGCGTTGATCGCCTCCGTTGTCACCGGCGAAAATCGTCGGGCCGAAGAGTACCAGAGCCGACTTGAAGAGCTGCACGACCTGGTGCATGTCAGCATCGAGGTGCATCCTTGCGACGACCCCGCTTGTTCCTGCTGTCCGTGA
- the ric gene encoding iron-sulfur cluster repair di-iron protein → MPETSKPQTPEIANKTIGEFVAEDYRTAAVFERHGIDFCCGGQGTLAKVCKEKGLDSGQILSEIEAVRNEPAKRGENYAAWELPFLADYIVNTHHVWLKENDPTITAYTRKIADVHGAHHPEVIEIAALFEKIATDMDAHLREEEEVFFPAVKRAAAARKAGQTPAREDRKVIKESLEQLKREHEEVGDAIHRIRHLAKDYAIPADVCNTFMVTYQKLQEFEEDLHKHVHLENNILFPKAAQL, encoded by the coding sequence ATGCCTGAAACGAGCAAACCACAAACACCTGAAATTGCGAATAAAACCATCGGGGAATTCGTCGCTGAGGACTATCGGACTGCCGCCGTCTTCGAACGGCACGGCATCGACTTCTGTTGCGGCGGCCAAGGGACGTTGGCGAAGGTATGCAAGGAAAAAGGGCTTGATTCCGGACAGATATTGAGTGAGATCGAGGCGGTCAGAAACGAACCGGCCAAACGGGGCGAGAACTACGCGGCCTGGGAATTGCCGTTTCTGGCGGATTACATCGTCAATACCCACCATGTCTGGCTCAAGGAAAATGATCCGACAATCACCGCCTACACCCGCAAGATCGCCGATGTACATGGTGCCCACCATCCCGAGGTGATCGAGATCGCGGCCCTCTTTGAAAAGATCGCGACCGACATGGATGCCCATCTTCGGGAAGAGGAAGAGGTCTTCTTTCCGGCCGTCAAACGGGCCGCAGCGGCCCGGAAAGCCGGACAGACGCCAGCACGGGAAGATCGCAAGGTGATCAAGGAATCCCTGGAGCAGCTAAAGCGAGAGCATGAAGAAGTCGGCGATGCGATCCACAGGATCCGGCACCTGGCGAAAGACTATGCGATACCGGCGGATGTCTGTAATACCTTCATGGTCACCTACCAAAAACTCCAGGAGTTCGAAGAGGATCTGCACAAGCATGTGCACCTGGAAAACAACATCCTCTTCCCGAAGGCGGCACAGCTTTAA
- a CDS encoding BlaI/MecI/CopY family transcriptional regulator → MFVRRPYLGELEIAVMEHLWDVDVADAKAIHRQVGEKRNISPNTIQSTADRLYKKGLLNREKVSHAFVYSPAVTREQLMAEMIDNVVDKLSGGRTEAMLSAFVDLASRIEQNSLDRLEELIAERRQKR, encoded by the coding sequence ATGTTTGTCCGCCGTCCCTATCTAGGGGAACTGGAAATCGCCGTCATGGAACACCTGTGGGACGTTGACGTCGCCGACGCCAAAGCGATCCATCGGCAAGTCGGGGAAAAGCGTAATATTTCGCCGAACACCATCCAATCGACGGCGGACCGGTTGTACAAAAAAGGGCTGCTGAACCGGGAGAAGGTCAGCCATGCCTTTGTCTACTCTCCCGCCGTCACCAGGGAACAATTGATGGCCGAAATGATCGACAACGTCGTGGATAAACTCTCCGGTGGGAGAACGGAAGCGATGCTTTCCGCCTTTGTTGACCTTGCCTCCCGGATAGAACAGAATTCGCTCGACCGCTTGGAGGAGTTGATCGCCGAGCGTCGGCAGAAACGATAG